CCATGGCTGGAAGGTGACAAACGCAGAGGTTTTGACAGAATGTCCAGTGGACTTTTTATAAACCAATTTGTCGGTTACATAAATTTCAGTAATAAAAGACTAGTCAATTTCTTTGCCGGATTTGAATTTACAGAAGGGTTTACGAAAAATCAAAGAGATTACAATTTCGATACCGGTTTGAAAGACAATAAAAACCGAACAGACATTTTAATTGGCTTTAAGGCAGGATGGGTATTTCCACTCTATAAAAGAGTTGCAGATAAATTCTATATTGACTAGAAATGCAGATCATTTATAGCCTGGCCATTCGGAGTTATTATTTTACAATAGCCATTGCTGCTTTGTTTGGAAATAGTAAGGCCAAATTATGGATCAGCGGTCGCAGGAAATGGCATAAAATTCTCGAAGAAAAACTTGCCGGCTATTCAGGTAAAGAACGGTTCTGGTTTCACTGTGCTTCATTAGGCGAATTTGAACAAGGAAGAGCATTGATTGAAAAAGTCAGAAAAGAATTTCCGGACGCATTTATTTTGCTGACCTTCTTCTCCCCTTCCGGTTACGAAATCAGAAAAAATTATCCGGATGTAAACTTCGTCTGCTACTTACCTTTGGATACTAAAAGAAATGCCAAACAATTTGTAAGAATTCTGAATCCATCGAAAACAATTTTTATAAAGTATGAATTCTGGTACAACTATATAAATGAACTTTCAAAAGCCGGCAAACCACTATTTATAGCATCAGCTATATTCAGGCCGCAGCAGGTCTTTTTTAAATGGTATGGAACTTTTTTCAGAAGTATTTTGAAAAAGATCACCCATATCTTTTTACAGGATAATAATTCAATGCGGCTATTATCAGACCTGGGTGTAAACAATTGTTCTATAACAGGAGATACTCGTTTTGACAGGGTTTACAAAATTGCTCATGAAACAAAACCGATACCGGCAATTGAACAATTTCTCGGAAACCAAAACTCAATTGTTGCAGGCAGTACCTGGCCCGATGATGAAGAAATACTTTTACAAATTTTTCACTCATTAGACGACAACAATTTAAAATTGATCCTGGTTCCGCATGAAGTTTCCGAACAACGAATATTACAACTGAAAGATAAAATTATCCGTCAGGCAAATTCAAAAGGTGTAGCATTGTATTCAGATAAAATTCTGAATAGAAATTCTTCGATTATGATCGTTGATACAATAGGGCTTCTTTCCTCAGTATATAAATACGCTACACTGACATGGATTGGCGGTGGATTTAACAATGGGATACATAATAGTCTGGAAGCTGCTGCCCATGGCAAACCAGTTTTCTTTGGACCGGAATATCAAAAGTTCAGAGAAGCACACGATCTGATCGGTATTCAGAGCGCTTTCAGTGTAAAGAATCCAATTGATGGAAAACGATTAATGCAAAAGTTATTACTCGATAAGTCATTGCTGGAAAAGACTGGTCAATTATCATCCGATTATGTCCAAAAAAATACTGGTGCAACAGAAAAGATTTTCTTTCATATTTTCCAAAAATCAGAAGAAAGAAAAAAGCCGGGAGCACAACAAATTATTGAATATTGACTTTTATGATAAAACGAGATGATAGTGAGTGTTCATTTTAAAAGTAGTATTTTTGTAAGACGAAGAATTCAGGGAAACCATGCGTAGAATTATTTTACTTTTATTTCTGATCCATGCCACTGCCAATGCGCAGATAAATTCGCTCTATTATACAAACACAGGTAAGATCTCTTTTAAATCGGAATCCAAGCAAGAATTGATTGCGGCAAGTTCTGATGAAATGCAAGGCATCATCGATGAAGAGAAAAAAACTTTTGTATTCAAGGTTAAGATCAGAACATTTAATGGCTTTAACAGTGCATTACAACAGGAGCATTTTAATGAAAAGTTTTTAGAGTCAGAAAAATTTCCTCAGGCTACATTTATGGGCAAGATCATCGAAGACATAGATCTTAAAAAAGATGGAGTTTTTGAGATCAGGGCAAAAGGGAAATTATGGATTCATGGAGTGGAGAATGAAAGAATTATCAGATCAGAGGTTACGATAAAAAACGGAATTATTAATATCCAGTCACATTTCACAGTAGCTTTATCTGATCACAATATAAAAGTACCAAAAGTTGTGCATGAAAAAGTATCAAGTGAGATCAGTGTCGAGATATCAGCACAACTGAAGAAAAAAACTGCAAATTGAACGATTATATCAAAGGATTTCTGACAGGGATCTTATTTTCCTTTCTATCGATTCAGGCGAGTGCACAACACACACTTTCTAAATCGTTTGATATCCGGACAGAAGGTGTCAGGCCAAAGTTCACAAAACTTTTTTGCGATAATAAGGGATTGATCTGGACAGGAACTGACAAGGGGATCTTTACTTTTGATGGAATTAATTTTTCCAAATTAAGTGGCAGTGATAGCTTAGCACCAGGAATTGTAACTGCAATGTATGAAGATCGGTCCGGGCTCATCTGGGTTGGTTTTGATAACGGCAAACTCGTTAAAATCGGAG
This sequence is a window from Bacteroidota bacterium. Protein-coding genes within it:
- a CDS encoding 3-deoxy-D-manno-octulosonic acid transferase, with product MQIIYSLAIRSYYFTIAIAALFGNSKAKLWISGRRKWHKILEEKLAGYSGKERFWFHCASLGEFEQGRALIEKVRKEFPDAFILLTFFSPSGYEIRKNYPDVNFVCYLPLDTKRNAKQFVRILNPSKTIFIKYEFWYNYINELSKAGKPLFIASAIFRPQQVFFKWYGTFFRSILKKITHIFLQDNNSMRLLSDLGVNNCSITGDTRFDRVYKIAHETKPIPAIEQFLGNQNSIVAGSTWPDDEEILLQIFHSLDDNNLKLILVPHEVSEQRILQLKDKIIRQANSKGVALYSDKILNRNSSIMIVDTIGLLSSVYKYATLTWIGGGFNNGIHNSLEAAAHGKPVFFGPEYQKFREAHDLIGIQSAFSVKNPIDGKRLMQKLLLDKSLLEKTGQLSSDYVQKNTGATEKIFFHIFQKSEERKKPGAQQIIEY
- a CDS encoding YceI family protein, with the protein product MRRIILLLFLIHATANAQINSLYYTNTGKISFKSESKQELIAASSDEMQGIIDEEKKTFVFKVKIRTFNGFNSALQQEHFNEKFLESEKFPQATFMGKIIEDIDLKKDGVFEIRAKGKLWIHGVENERIIRSEVTIKNGIINIQSHFTVALSDHNIKVPKVVHEKVSSEISVEISAQLKKKTAN